The following are encoded together in the Marmota flaviventris isolate mMarFla1 chromosome 18, mMarFla1.hap1, whole genome shotgun sequence genome:
- the LOC114082234 gene encoding myeloid cell surface antigen CD33-like isoform X2 yields MLRLLLLLSLLWAVEGACAEGPRSVPCDDARLPQGPSPQGPEHSVDVPESVTVQEGLCVLVPCSFSYRGSETGNVSVYWFHAGDNTHHGCPVATNNSTRRVQEETQGRFHLLGDPGTNTCSLSIRDAKRSDSGCYLFRVEKGKFKWNYYTKKVFVHVTALTHSPDIRVPGTLESCRPSNLTCSVPWACEQGTPPTFSWVGPSVSSLGPNIIHSSVLTLTPRPQDHGTNLTCQVKFPAAGVTTERTIQLNVTWTQGTNAAAGVVWGAIGGAGVMALVALGLCLTFSIVKSHRRKAARAAEDMSDTHPALQPASMEPPEFSCLSC; encoded by the exons ATgctgcggctgctgctgctgctgtccctgctGTGGGCAGTGGAGGGGGCCTGTGCCGAGGGGCCGAGGAGTGTGCCCTGTGATGATGCTCGGCTTCCCCAGGGGCCCTCCCCTCAGGGTCCAGAACACAGCGTGGATGTGCCCGAGTCCGTGACGGTGCAGGAGGGTCTGTGTGTCCTGGTGCCCTGCAGCTTCTCCTACCGCGGCTCAGAGACTGGCAACGTCTCTGTCTACTGGTTCCATGCAGGGGACAATACACACCACGGCTGTCCTGTGGCCACAAACAACTCTACTCGGAGAGTGCAGGAGGAGACCCAGGGCAGATTCCACCTCCTCGGGGACCCAGGAACCAACACCTGCTCCCTGAGCATCAGAGATGCCAAGCGCAGTGACAGTGGCTGCTACTTATTTCGGGTTGAGAAAGGAAAGTTTAAGTGGAATTATTATACAAAAAAGGTCTTTGTGCATGTGACAG CCCTGACCCACAGCCCTGACATCCGCGTCCCTGGGACCCTGGAGTCTTGCCGTCCCAGCAACCTGACCTGCTCTGTGCCCTGGGCCTGTGAGCAGGGGACGCCACCCACCTTCTCCTGGGTAGGGCCCTCTGTGTCCTCCCTGGGCCCCAACATCATCCACTCCTCGGTGCTCACCCTCACCCCGCGGCCCCAGGACCATGGCACCAACCTCACCTGCCAGGTGAAGTTCCCTGCAGCTGGTGTGACCACAGAGAGAACCATCCAGCTCAATGTCACCT GGACTCAGGGGACAAACGCAGCAGCAGGAGTGGTCTGGGGGGCCATCGGGGGGGCTGGCGTCATGGCCCTGGTGGCCCTTGGTCTCTGTCTCACCTTCTCCAT AGTGAAGTCCCACAGGAGGAAGGCGGCCAGGGCAGCAGAGGACATGAGTGACACCCACCCCGCCCTCCAGCCTGCCTCCATG